One Planctomycetaceae bacterium DNA window includes the following coding sequences:
- a CDS encoding DUF1559 domain-containing protein — translation MQTRRNSAVSNSTRRGFTLIELLVVISIIATLMALILPAIQNARAAARTLSCKNNLKNIALATHNFASGRKGQLPALGKIGQVSGSGPIVGMYSWVVELLPHLDRRDLADRWNKAASFTSNSSLSTGNKLAVLVCPDDASADVDGGLSYVANHGYRAATPAYQPLTNWVEGGLNFYNGAATVADAGTNVLGSAADKDPADSDAHRDTGVFWFDLSDYPHTDTAGNSYARARQKHSHTLDSIYDGSSQTIMLSENMNAGGETWGSPTWENVGFVFTADPASVLLPTASTIDTMVNRRKAGPETLPNPGTTKNPDLQISAAANSNHPGGVNLAWCDGSVGFISQDIDINVYTRLMSPAGTKIRTAVGIDAQPPLSDGDF, via the coding sequence ATGCAGACGCGTCGAAACAGTGCCGTGTCGAACTCAACTCGACGCGGCTTCACCCTGATTGAATTGCTCGTGGTGATTTCGATCATCGCAACATTGATGGCATTGATCCTTCCTGCGATCCAAAATGCCCGTGCAGCAGCCCGAACCCTGTCATGCAAGAACAATCTCAAGAACATCGCTCTGGCGACTCACAACTTCGCCAGTGGCCGAAAGGGCCAGCTGCCAGCTCTTGGAAAGATTGGTCAAGTGAGCGGTAGTGGTCCGATTGTGGGAATGTACAGCTGGGTTGTTGAGCTGCTTCCTCACCTTGACCGACGTGACCTGGCAGATCGTTGGAACAAGGCAGCTTCATTCACTTCAAATTCTTCACTCTCCACTGGAAACAAGCTTGCAGTTCTGGTCTGCCCTGATGATGCATCTGCCGATGTGGATGGTGGGCTCAGCTATGTGGCAAACCACGGGTACCGTGCCGCAACTCCTGCGTACCAGCCTTTGACAAACTGGGTTGAAGGTGGCCTGAACTTCTACAATGGTGCAGCAACAGTGGCTGACGCAGGGACGAATGTTCTGGGTAGCGCCGCTGACAAAGACCCGGCGGATTCTGATGCCCACCGCGACACCGGAGTCTTCTGGTTTGATCTCAGCGACTATCCTCACACTGACACTGCTGGCAACTCATATGCTCGAGCCAGGCAGAAACACAGCCACACTCTTGACTCAATCTACGACGGGTCCAGCCAAACCATCATGTTGAGCGAAAACATGAATGCTGGCGGCGAGACCTGGGGCAGCCCAACATGGGAGAATGTAGGCTTTGTCTTCACCGCAGATCCTGCCTCTGTATTGCTGCCAACGGCCTCAACTATCGACACTATGGTCAACCGTCGGAAAGCTGGTCCCGAAACTCTGCCGAATCCCGGTACAACTAAGAATCCAGACCTGCAGATTTCGGCTGCTGCCAATTCAAACCATCCCGGTGGTGTAAATCTCGCCTGGTGCGACGGTTCAGTTGGCTTCATCTCACAGGACATCGATATCAATGTCTACACACGTCTGATGAGTCCTGCCGGCACGAAGATTCGCACTGCTGTCGGGATTGATGCTCAGCCGCCACTGAGTGACGGTGACTTCTAA
- a CDS encoding redoxin domain-containing protein produces the protein MKLKPREWGLIVAAVVITGLCWWRAVTPPRSKAMSQIMVEDRRPAPSFELLDKELKRFSLNAYLHRHSILIVFFDRTEDVKSNAILKRLKDVYPVLKSNRIIVCAITNLLPQQVRAGDASQLPFPVLSDVASGQMDSPTVAWGRAAEEPVVSDQSAGIAGGVFYIDRLGLVDWNGNAPRPVDNPQHMINALITGEIQ, from the coding sequence ATGAAACTGAAACCTCGAGAATGGGGATTAATTGTTGCAGCCGTTGTCATCACAGGGCTTTGCTGGTGGCGAGCTGTTACGCCGCCGCGTTCCAAAGCAATGTCTCAGATCATGGTCGAAGATCGTCGGCCAGCGCCATCGTTTGAACTGCTCGACAAAGAATTGAAACGATTCTCACTGAATGCTTACCTGCACCGGCATTCGATTCTGATTGTCTTCTTCGATCGCACCGAAGATGTGAAATCAAATGCGATATTGAAACGTTTGAAAGACGTCTACCCTGTGCTGAAGAGCAATCGCATCATCGTGTGTGCCATCACGAATTTGTTGCCTCAGCAGGTACGTGCCGGAGATGCCAGTCAACTGCCCTTTCCGGTTCTCAGCGACGTAGCCAGTGGACAGATGGATTCTCCGACTGTTGCCTGGGGACGCGCAGCTGAAGAGCCCGTGGTTTCCGATCAGTCCGCCGGAATTGCTGGAGGCGTTTTCTACATCGACCGTCTCGGGTTGGTAGACTGGAATGGCAATGCTCCACGTCCCGTCGACAACCCTCAGCACATGATTAACGCATTGATTACCGGGGAAATACAATAG
- a CDS encoding SDR family oxidoreductase has translation MQSLVRQAIEKFGRIDIFCSNAGITARDGLECSNKDWQRLWDVNVMSRMYAARAVVPHMLESGGGYLLHTASAAALLTEIGSAGYSVTKHADLAMAEWLSVCYGRQGIRVSCICPLGVYTDMLDDSDPIHRYLHLHALTADQVADSVVEGIRKEEFLILPQPEVAEFFQLKAEDRDRWIRGMQRLRQKLTRAIQRTADSDAA, from the coding sequence ATTCAATCTCTTGTGCGGCAGGCGATCGAGAAGTTTGGTCGCATCGATATTTTTTGTTCGAACGCTGGGATCACCGCTCGGGACGGCCTCGAGTGCTCGAATAAAGACTGGCAGCGGCTTTGGGATGTCAATGTGATGTCGCGAATGTACGCAGCCAGAGCAGTTGTGCCGCATATGCTGGAGAGTGGCGGGGGATACCTGCTGCATACGGCGTCTGCTGCGGCACTGTTGACTGAAATTGGATCTGCCGGATACTCAGTCACCAAGCACGCCGACCTGGCGATGGCAGAATGGCTGTCGGTGTGTTACGGACGTCAGGGGATCCGAGTTTCGTGCATCTGCCCTTTAGGCGTTTACACTGATATGCTTGACGATTCGGATCCCATCCATCGGTATCTGCACCTGCATGCCCTCACTGCGGATCAAGTCGCAGATTCTGTCGTGGAGGGCATCCGGAAGGAAGAATTTCTGATCCTGCCTCAGCCTGAGGTTGCTGAGTTCTTTCAACTGAAAGCAGAGGACCGAGACCGATGGATTCGAGGTATGCAGCGGCTTCGGCAAAAATTGACGCGTGCAATCCAGCGCACTGCTGACTCAGATGCAGCATGA
- a CDS encoding PspA/IM30 family protein produces MKWLSQFSLVMRSSLTTLREKIEDPERMLHQLIIDMEEELERVRASVAEAVADEILMRKRADREASEAERWMERAMAAMKRSDEITAQSALSQKLLAEDRAARYSADHAKQQAEVSRLRNGVHDLEDKIRQARQKKTLLTARIARAESTRKISSALDRAGNQSAFAQFSRLEAKVEREEAMVEAWDRMEGHDPDVAELERQFEEQERKTRLSDELEALRKQINS; encoded by the coding sequence ATGAAATGGTTAAGCCAGTTTAGTCTTGTTATGCGATCAAGCCTCACGACCCTCCGAGAGAAAATTGAAGACCCGGAAAGGATGCTGCATCAGTTAATTATTGATATGGAAGAAGAATTAGAACGAGTTCGTGCAAGCGTTGCGGAAGCTGTCGCTGATGAAATCCTCATGCGAAAGCGAGCGGATCGTGAAGCCAGTGAAGCGGAACGCTGGATGGAACGCGCGATGGCTGCAATGAAACGGAGTGACGAGATCACAGCTCAATCGGCCCTCTCGCAAAAACTTTTGGCAGAGGATCGCGCGGCTCGATACTCCGCGGATCATGCCAAACAACAAGCAGAAGTGTCGCGTCTCCGGAACGGTGTTCATGATCTGGAGGATAAGATTCGACAAGCTCGGCAAAAGAAGACCCTGCTGACGGCCAGAATCGCACGGGCAGAGTCGACACGAAAGATCAGCTCAGCCCTGGATCGAGCCGGGAACCAGTCGGCCTTTGCCCAGTTCAGTCGCCTCGAAGCCAAGGTTGAACGAGAAGAAGCGATGGTCGAAGCATGGGATCGCATGGAAGGACACGACCCGGATGTTGCAGAACTTGAACGACAGTTCGAAGAACAGGAACGAAAGACTCGTCTATCCGATGAACTGGAAGCACTGAGGAAGCAGATCAACTCCTGA